In a single window of the Acyrthosiphon pisum isolate AL4f chromosome X, pea_aphid_22Mar2018_4r6ur, whole genome shotgun sequence genome:
- the LOC100572415 gene encoding UBX domain-containing protein 4: protein MSSLKWFEGDSKAALQQMTDRNCAFLMYIGNGNDDLTKIFDDTNIIQLLNNELILCYKMDPLSPSFKNFKDIFNNVVIPSIYLLEKNNTQQYIINNKQVLTNPHDIQLDLKRQLLNAICCIIKDISDTINVDHNKQEYLQYLTDISKKLPLFDSPNINDGVQKVAEEIKKSNGIAKIKFKVPFKDITIVKEFQTTSTLNDIATYILCKVNLSGRGIKFIAHRQFTGEDFNQTLEALHLCPSSTIYVHLDMEQSNQWLYSILNYQSWLGNVLNFIIINPFNFIQHFLISFVRPSPSVEAPRTINHQNKNKKQTVKKTTYKSSNIHQLNTNNSDDDENNTYNGNSTQQL, encoded by the exons ATGTCGTCGTTGAAATGGTTTGAAGGCGATTCCAAAGCAGCACTACAACAAATGACGGACCGAAATTGCGCGTTTttgatgtatatag GAAATGGAAATGATGATCTTACCAAGATTTTTgatgatacaaatataattcaattgcTGAATAATGAActcattttatgttataaaatggaTCCACTAAGCCCaagttttaaaaactttaaagatattt TCAATAATGTGGTTATTCCATCAATTTAtttactagaaaaaaataatactcaacaatatatcataaacaataaacaagtCTTAACAAATCCCCATGATATTCAACTGGATTTAAAACGTCAATTGTTGAATGctatttgttgtattataaaagatatttccg ACACAATCAATGTCGATCACAATAAACAGGAATATTTACAATACTTGACTGATATTTCCAAAAAG TTACCACTCTTTGATAGTCCTAATATAAATGATGGTGTCCAAAAAGTTGCAGaagaaattaaaaa atCGAACGGtattgcaaaaattaaattcaaagttCCGTTTAAAGATATTACAATAGTCAAAGAATTTCAAACAACTTCTACACTCAATGATATTgcaacttatatattatgtaaagtaaATCTCTCAGGAAG agGTATAAAATTTATTGCTCATCGACAATTTACTGGTGAAGATTTCAACCAAACATTAGAAGCATTACATTTATGTCCATCATCAactatttatgtacatttggatatg GAACAATCAAATCAATGGCTGTATTCCATACTCAATTATCAATCTTGGCTTggaaatgtacttaattttatcattatcaatccatttaattttattcaacattttttgataaGTTTTGTGAGACCATCACCATCTGTTGAAGCTCCAAGAACGATTaatcatcaaaataaaaataaaaaacaaactgtcAA AAAGACAACGTATAAATCATCTAATATCCACCAATTGAATACCAACAACTCTGATGATGATGAAAACAACACATACAACGGAAACTCTACACAACAATTGTAA
- the LOC100160679 gene encoding ankyrin repeat and LEM domain-containing protein 1 — translation MSNIIMNDKWRTLYLARALYDAVEDCNIQQVNILLSQNKANPNVLIPEEGMTPFHLAAGHENLAFGKVATSLILHNGGDPNVRCDGNRTVLHIAVAWNRSQVVGILLKSPYIIPNPYMKDEDNLNVFNYAVKFSAWESLATLQSYMKHSNYTSNLKKQVSNAMQSKYIKEKHQNSIKAKNTETSIGAESTIDKSDRLHTSSGYLNSGESLNSISKSITFDSVSQKNNNIDECIILSSTAYSTGDVLNTNVSSDYKLPINDIPSKLYYDGSILSSIKCVTDEFESIENISFPSNNLLTDSELFDLDEIELGTRNIFSEIENMSLSDSDLMSDISGLSSCLSSDDFFTCPDTNSEQQILNGDTYKTDTQLEDITKSVSMTSIYDSMSNSISRTSAAINNLEVSNIITSLDESSSSLTEVSKDYDTDYVRQSLREFGHPPGPLVPSTKQVYVRQLNRLLHRQTELKDDDKHINNSSGSYSIQLNKVLIDDKYNSWKKTIKSWSSLEERIVCTESGSSFTYLLLDPRITNNLPARADQMNNPIEIWQTFIRSIFYIGKGTKSRPNDHMNEAFQSWVINKNKDKSRKTEYILSLWKEKLGVVCVQAFHHLVIKEAHIREAAMIDAIGLDKLTNEKRGTYYNNTIRWLNSDRCKLGCHLLYRAMLVFLADGERQLRPVDLT, via the exons ATGTCTAATATCATAATGAATGACAAATGGAGAACATTGTATCTGGCCCGAGCGCTGTATGATGCCGTCGAGGATTGCAATATTCA gcaagtcaatattttattatctcagAACAAAGCCAATCCCAATGTTCTCATACCAGAAGAAGGGATGACACCATTTCATTTAGCTGCTGGGCATGAAAACTTGGCATTCGGAAAAGTAGCAActtcattaattttacataacgGTGGTGACCCTAATGTACGTTGTGACGGAAATCGCACAGTTCTGCATATAGCTGTTGCCTGGAATCGTTCACAGGTTGTTGGAATTTTGCTCAAAAGTCCCTACATTATTCCCAATCCGTACATGAAAGATGAGGACAATctcaatgtatttaattatgctGTGAAATTTAGTGCTTGGGAATCACTTGCAACTCTTCAATCTTACATGAAACATTCAAACTACACGA gtaatttaaaaaaacaagtttCTAATGCAAtgcaatcaaaatatattaaagaaaaacatcAAAATTCTATAAAAGCAAAGAATACTGAAACATCCATTGGTGCTGAATCAACAATTGATAAATCCGATAGATTACACACAAGCAGTGGATATCTTAATAGTGGTGAAAGTTTAAATAGTATTTCTAAATCAATAACATTTGATTCAGTTAgtcaaaaaaacaataacattgatgagtgcataatattatcttcaacAGCTTACTCTACTGGAGATGTTTTAAACACAAATGTTTCATCAGATTATAAACTACCCATTAATGATATCCCATCAAAACTTTATTATGATGGATCTATATTAAGTTCAATCAAATGTGTAACAGATGAATTTGAAAGTATAGAAAACATAAGCTTTCCATCTAATAATTTACTAACTGACTCTGAATTGTTTGATCTTGACGAGATTGAATTGGGAACAAGAAATATTTTCAGCGAGATAGAAAATATGTCTTTAAGTGACAGTGACTTGATGTCAGATATATCTGGACTATCTAGTTGTTTGAGTTccgatgatttttttacatgtcCCGATACAAATTCTGAACAACAAATTCTTAATGGTGATACTTATAAGACTGACACTCAATTGGAAGATATTACAAAAAGCGTATCAATGACAAGTATTTATGACTCAATgag caattcAATTTCCAGAACTTCAGCTGCAATAAACAATCTAGAAGTTTCAAACATTATTACTTCtctag ACGAGAGCAGTAGTAGTTTAACTGAAGTTTCAAAAGATTATGATACAGATTATGTTCGTCAAAGTCTTAGGGAGTTTGGCCATCCTCCAGGACCACTAGTACCCAGTACAAAACAAGTTTATGTACGGCAACTTAACAGACTATTACATAGACAGACAGAACTAAAGGATGATGATAagcatattaataattcatctg gttCATATAGTATTCAGTTGAATAAAGTTCTAattgatgataaatataattcatggaAGAAAACCATAAAAAGTTGGAGTTCTCTGGAGGAAAGGATTGTTTGCACTGAGAGTGGTTCgtcatttacatatttattattagatccACGTATAACAAACAATTTACCCGCACGAGCTGATCAGATGAATAATCCCATTGAAATATGGCAAACGTTTATTAgatcaatattttacattggtaAAGGCACCAAATCTAGACCCAATGATCATATGAATGAAGCATTTCAGTCTTGggtcataaataaaaataaagataaaagtcGCAAA acggaATATATTTTGAGCTTATGGAAGGAAAAATTGGGTGTGGTTTGTGTACAAGCATTCCATCATTTAGTGATAAAAGAAGCACATATTCGAGAAGCGGCTATGATTGATGCCATTGGATTGGACAAACTTACAAATGAAAAGCGTGgtacatattacaataacacaATACGATGGCTAAATAGTGATCGATGTAAACTAGGCTGCCATCTTCTATACCGTGCCATGCTTGTGTTTTTAGCTGACGGTGAACGTCAATTGCGACCAGTTGATTTGACTTAA